Proteins from a single region of Pongo abelii isolate AG06213 chromosome 17, NHGRI_mPonAbe1-v2.0_pri, whole genome shotgun sequence:
- the SMAD7 gene encoding mothers against decapentaplegic homolog 7 isoform X2, with product MFRTKRSALVRRLWRSRAPGGEDEEEGAGGGGGGGELRGEGATDSRAHGAGGGGPGRAGCCLGKAVRGAKGHHHPHAPAAGAGAAGGAEADLKALTHSVLKKLKERQLELLLQAVESRGGTRTACLLLPGRLDCRLGPGAPASAQPAQPPSSYSLPLLLCKVFRWPDLRHSSEVKRLCCCESYGKINPELVCCNPHHLSRLCELESPPPPYSRYPMDFLKPTDCPDAVPSSAETGGTNYLAPGGLSDSQLLLEPGDRSHWCVVAYWEEKTRVGRLYCVQEPSLDIFYDLPQGNGFCLGQLNSDNKSQLVQKVRSKIGCGIQLTREVDGVWVYNRSSYPIFIKSATLDNPDSRTLLVHKVFPGFSIKAFDYEKAYSLQRPNDHEFMQQPWTGFTVQISFVKGWGQCYTRQFISSCPCWLEVIFNSR from the exons ATGTTCAGGACCAAACGATCTGCGCTCGTCCGGCGTCTCTGGAGGAGCCGTGCGCCCGGCGGCGAGGACGAGGAGGAGGGAGCggggggaggtggaggaggaggcgaGCTGCGGGGAGAAGGGGCGACAGACAGCCGAGCGCATGGGGCCGGTGGCGGCGGCCCGGGCAGGGCTGGATGCTGCCTGGGCAAGGCGGTGCGAGGTGCCAAAGGTCACCACCATCCCCACGCGCCAGCCGCGGGCGCCGGCGCGGCCGGGGGCGCCGAGGCGGATCTGAAGGCGCTCACGCACTCGGTGCTCAAGAAACTGAAGGAGCGGCAGCTGGAGCTGCTGCTCCAGGCCGTGGAGTCCCGCGGCGGGACGCGCACCGCGTGCCTCCTGCTGCCCGGCCGCCTGGACTGCAGGCTGGGCCCGGGGGCGCCCGCCAGCGCGCAGCCTGCGCAGCCGCCCTCGTCCTACTCGCTCCCCCTCCTGCTGTGCAAAGTGTTCAGGTGGCCGGATCTCAGGCATTCCTCGGAAGTCAAGAGGCTGTGTTGCTGTGAATCTTACGGGAAGATCAACCCCGAGCTGGTGTGCTGCAACCCCCATCACCTTAGCCGACTCTGCGAACTAG AGTCTCCCCCACCTCCTTACTCCAGATACCCGATGGATTTTCTCAAACCAACTG ACTGTCCAGATGCTGTGCCTTCCTCCGCTGAAACAGGGGGAACGAATTATCTGGCCCCTGGGGGGCTTTCAG ATTCCCAACTTCTTCTGGAGCCTGGGGATCGGTCACACTGGTGCGTGGTGGCATACTGGGAGGAGAAGACGAGAGTGGGGAGGCTCTACTGTGTCCAGGAGCCCTCTCTGGATATCTTCTATGATCTACCTCAGGGGAATGGCTTTTGCCTCGGACAGCTCAATTCGGACAACAAGAGTCAGCTGGTGCAGAAGGTGCGGAGCAAAATCGGCTGCGGCATCCAGCTGACGCGGGAGGTGGATGGTGTGTGGGTGTACAACCGCAGCAGTTACCCCATCTTCATCAAGTCCGCCACACTGGACAACCCGGACTCCAGGACGCTGTTGGTACACAAGGTGTTCCCCGGTTTCTCCATCAAGGCTTTCGACTACGAGAAGGCGTACAGCCTGCAGCGGCCCAATGACCACGAGTTTATGCAGCAGCCGTGGACGGGCTTTACCGTGCAGATCAGCTTTGTGAAGGGCTGGGGCCAGTGCTACACCCGCCAGTTCATCAGCAGCTGCCCGTGCTGGCTAGAGGTCATCTTCAACAGCCGGTAG
- the SMAD7 gene encoding mothers against decapentaplegic homolog 7 isoform X1 — MFRTKRSALVRRLWRSRAPGGEDEEEGAGGGGGGGELRGEGATDSRAHGAGGGGPGRAGCCLGKAVRGAKGHHHPHAPAAGAGAAGGAEADLKALTHSVLKKLKERQLELLLQAVESRGGTRTACLLLPGRLDCRLGPGAPASAQPAQPPSSYSLPLLLCKVFRWPDLRHSSEVKRLCCCESYGKINPELVCCNPHHLSRLCELESPPPPYSRYPMDFLKPTADCPDAVPSSAETGGTNYLAPGGLSDSQLLLEPGDRSHWCVVAYWEEKTRVGRLYCVQEPSLDIFYDLPQGNGFCLGQLNSDNKSQLVQKVRSKIGCGIQLTREVDGVWVYNRSSYPIFIKSATLDNPDSRTLLVHKVFPGFSIKAFDYEKAYSLQRPNDHEFMQQPWTGFTVQISFVKGWGQCYTRQFISSCPCWLEVIFNSR; from the exons ATGTTCAGGACCAAACGATCTGCGCTCGTCCGGCGTCTCTGGAGGAGCCGTGCGCCCGGCGGCGAGGACGAGGAGGAGGGAGCggggggaggtggaggaggaggcgaGCTGCGGGGAGAAGGGGCGACAGACAGCCGAGCGCATGGGGCCGGTGGCGGCGGCCCGGGCAGGGCTGGATGCTGCCTGGGCAAGGCGGTGCGAGGTGCCAAAGGTCACCACCATCCCCACGCGCCAGCCGCGGGCGCCGGCGCGGCCGGGGGCGCCGAGGCGGATCTGAAGGCGCTCACGCACTCGGTGCTCAAGAAACTGAAGGAGCGGCAGCTGGAGCTGCTGCTCCAGGCCGTGGAGTCCCGCGGCGGGACGCGCACCGCGTGCCTCCTGCTGCCCGGCCGCCTGGACTGCAGGCTGGGCCCGGGGGCGCCCGCCAGCGCGCAGCCTGCGCAGCCGCCCTCGTCCTACTCGCTCCCCCTCCTGCTGTGCAAAGTGTTCAGGTGGCCGGATCTCAGGCATTCCTCGGAAGTCAAGAGGCTGTGTTGCTGTGAATCTTACGGGAAGATCAACCCCGAGCTGGTGTGCTGCAACCCCCATCACCTTAGCCGACTCTGCGAACTAG AGTCTCCCCCACCTCCTTACTCCAGATACCCGATGGATTTTCTCAAACCAACTG CAGACTGTCCAGATGCTGTGCCTTCCTCCGCTGAAACAGGGGGAACGAATTATCTGGCCCCTGGGGGGCTTTCAG ATTCCCAACTTCTTCTGGAGCCTGGGGATCGGTCACACTGGTGCGTGGTGGCATACTGGGAGGAGAAGACGAGAGTGGGGAGGCTCTACTGTGTCCAGGAGCCCTCTCTGGATATCTTCTATGATCTACCTCAGGGGAATGGCTTTTGCCTCGGACAGCTCAATTCGGACAACAAGAGTCAGCTGGTGCAGAAGGTGCGGAGCAAAATCGGCTGCGGCATCCAGCTGACGCGGGAGGTGGATGGTGTGTGGGTGTACAACCGCAGCAGTTACCCCATCTTCATCAAGTCCGCCACACTGGACAACCCGGACTCCAGGACGCTGTTGGTACACAAGGTGTTCCCCGGTTTCTCCATCAAGGCTTTCGACTACGAGAAGGCGTACAGCCTGCAGCGGCCCAATGACCACGAGTTTATGCAGCAGCCGTGGACGGGCTTTACCGTGCAGATCAGCTTTGTGAAGGGCTGGGGCCAGTGCTACACCCGCCAGTTCATCAGCAGCTGCCCGTGCTGGCTAGAGGTCATCTTCAACAGCCGGTAG